In Aspergillus nidulans FGSC A4 chromosome II, a single window of DNA contains:
- a CDS encoding protein bglD (transcript_id=CADANIAT00003933), with protein sequence MRVPSLSVLSFLLGTALAAASNFEAGLLSSGKVSLGDWKSAHEKASQFVAKLNTTEKIKLITGSSVTTTNGETFTALDILDGDMGAQAYYYVSAFSLSSALAMTWDKEAMYEQGRAIAAEFYGKGIQMVAGPTSQPLGRTPWGGRLVESFGPDPYLNGIATGLETRAYADVGVIAGAKHFILNEQETNRTGGMGGGGGAPGGGGMGRGAEFSSSVPGGMSPTSSAGAIPSSTSTPGGSGMGGGMAGSSAFSSSSSSGAPYSSNADDKTLHETYLWSFYDAVHSGLGGVMCAMTKVNGTLSCQSSSLLLDILKTELGFPGMVWPDTNGQQDALASAANGLDYGSSSLWSESTIEGYLESNNITEARLNDMAIRNLMGYYYVNLDNGTQPSTAAQDDYVDVRANHAKLIRSHGSKSMVLLKNKNNTLPLYKPHKMAIFGSHARAAVAGPNMQFSVEGSGPTYDGHIATDSGSGQASLPYLITPENALNIKASQDGTMLRWIANDTYSSSTGSALVMQGSSSTSVTPSVSAYSENMDVCLVFINALAGEGADRTELRNTDQDNLINEVADNCDNTVVVINTVGARILDSWIEHENVTAVLYGSLLGQESGNSIVDVLYGDVNPSGRLTYTIAKTESDYNVDICYTAQCNFTEGNYIDYRYFDAYNVTPRYEFGYGLSYTDFAYSNLHIQGPSALSTYPTGQLAVGGYEDLWDTVAKVTVTIRNAGSLDGAEVPQLYISYPDVAKQPVRQLRGFHNVYIKKGQSTKVTFELRRRDISYWDVQHQKWAVAPGTYEAWVGASSRDLRTHGSFVVKTKA encoded by the exons ATGAGGGTACCTTCGTTATCAGttctttcctttctgctCGGCACCGCGctggccgccgccagcaattTTGAAGCCGGCCTTCTGTCCAGCGGCAAAG TGTCTCTCGGTGACTGGAAATCCGCACACGAGAAAGCCTCGCAATTTGTTGCCAAGCTCAACACCACCGAGAAGATCAAGCTCATCACCGGCAGCAGTGTGACCACTACCAATGGCGAGACATTTACGGCTCTCGACATTCTCGACGGTGACATGGGCGCGCAAGCCTACTATTATGTCTCGGCGTTTAGTCTGTCCTCCGCCTTGGCCATGACTTGGGACAAGGAGGCCATGTACGAGCAGGGCAGGGCCATTGCGGCTGAGTTCTACGGCAAGGGAATCCAGATGGTTGCCGGTCCGACCTCGCAGCCTCTTGGCCGTACTCCATGGGGCGGCCGACTGGTGGAAAGCTTTGGACCTGATCCGTATCTGAATGGTATTGCAACCGGGTTGGAAACTAGGGCCTATGCGGACGTGGGAGTTATCGCCGGGGCTAAG CACTTTATCCTTAACGAGCAGGAGACCAACCGGACCGGCGGCATGGGAggtggcggtggtgctcCTGGTGGTGGCGGCATGGGGAGAGGCGCTGAGTTTAGCTCTAGTGTCCCTGGGGGCATGTCTCCTACAAGCTCTGCGGGAGCCATTCCATCGTCCACTTCGACCCCCGGCGGCTCTGGAATGGGTGGTGGAATGGCTGGTAGCAGTGctttctcgtcctcgtcgtcctccgGCGCTCCCTACTCATCCAACGCCGATGACAAGACCCTCCACGAGACATACCTCTGGTCCTTCTACGACGCGGTCCATTCCGGCCTTGGTGGTGTGATGTGCGCCATGACCAAAGTCAACGGCACGCTCTCATGCCAAAGCTCCTCCCTCCTTCTAGACATTCTCAAGACCGAGCTTGGTTTCCCCGGTATGGTCTGGCCTGATACGAACGGCCAGCAGGATGCccttgcttctgctgctaATGGACTTGATTACGGTTCGTCCAGCCTCTGGAGTGAATCAACGATTGAAGGGTACCTTGAGAGCAACAACATCACCGAAGCTCGTCTGAACGACATGGCTATTCGCAACCTGATGGGCTACTACTACGTCAACCTCGATAACGGAACCCAGCCCTCTACTGCCGCGCAAGATGACTATGTCGATGTCCGCGCCAACCACGCCAAGCTGATCCGTTCTCATGGTTCTAAGTCGATGGTATTGCTgaaaaacaagaacaatacCCTGCCCCTCTACAAGCCTCACAAGATGGCCATCTTTGGCTCGCACGCCCGTGCGGCGGTGGCTGGCCCTAACATGCAGTTCAGTGTCGAGGGTTCTGGACCTACGTACGACGGCCATATCGCGACGGACTCGGGATCTGGACAGGCTTCTCTGCCATACCTGATCACGCCCGAAAACGCTCTCAACATCAAGGCGAGCCAGGACGGCACCATGCTGCGCTGGATTGCCAACGACACctactcctcctccactgGCTCTGCGTTGGTCATGCAGGGCTCATCCAGCACCTCTGTCACGCCCTCCGTCAGTGCATACTCCGAGAACATGGATGTCTGCCTAGTTTTTATCAACGCATTAGCTGGCGAGGGTGCTGATCGCACGGAGCTGCGCAACACCGATCAGGACAATCTCATTAACGAGGTTGCAGACAACTGTGACAACACCGTGGTCGTAATCAACACAGTTGGCGCCAGAATCCTGGACAGTTGGATTGAGCACGAAAATGTCACGGCCGTGCTGTACGGCAGTCTGCTGGGTCAGGAATCAGGCAATTCCATTGTCGATGTCCTTTACGGCGATGTCAACCCCAGCGGCCGCCTCACCTACACCATCGCGAAGACCGAATCCGACTACAATGTGGATATCTGCTACACAGCGCAGTGCAACTTCACCGAGGGTAACTATATCGACTACCGCTATTTTGACGCCTATAACGTTACTCCTCGCTACGAGTTCGGCTACGGCCTTTCCTACACCGACTTCGCCTACTCAAACCTCCACATCCAGGGCCCCTCTGCCCTCTCCACCTACCCTACAGGTCAGCTCGCGGTCGGTGGCTATGAAGATCTGTGGGATACAGTCGCCAAGGTGACCGTGACCATCCGCAACGCCGGCTCTCTTGATGGGGCCGAGGTGCCTCAGCTCTACATCTCGTACCCGGACGTCGCGAAGCAGCCAGTGCGCCAGCTGCGTGGTTTCCACAATGTCTACATCAAGAAGGGTCAGTCGACCAAGGTGACCTTCGAGCTCCGCCGCCGTGACATCTCCTACTGGGATGTCCAGCACCAAAAGTGGGCAGTTGCTCCTGGTACGTACGAGGCTTGGGTGGGCGCCAGCTCCAGGGATCTCAGAACGCATGGCTCTTTTGTTGTCAAGACTAAGGCGTGA
- a CDS encoding putative 2-haloalkanoic acid dehalogenase (transcript_id=CADANIAT00003936), producing the protein MTTARKHVVFDVVGTCVSFDAYFNAIDRVLGDRLRANNITPQFFGYSWMTAAELEFTFLSISERHRPYKHILEAVFYRTLHMAGVKDPRALATETERDECIQGYWSLQLRPGISECFAKLRESGFAIWCLTTGDIARVKGYFERGGVDLPAENIISCDSKGVAKPALDAYRPVFEQFAPRDEKWFAAAHMWDVSAAVKVGFRGAYCTVYEQDPCLVIFDTKMDVIADSLVDMAEEIVKASAS; encoded by the coding sequence ATGACCACAGCGCGGAAGCACGTCGTCTTCGATGTCGTCGGCACATGTGTCTCTTTCGACGCCTATTTCAACGCCATCGACCGAGTCCTAGGTGACCGCCTGCGCGCCAACAACATCACGCCTCAATTCTTTGGCTATAGTTGGATGACGGCCGCTGAGCTGGAGTTCACATTTCTGTCCATATCAGAGCGACATCGGCCCTACAAGCACATCCTCGAGGCGGTCTTCTATCGAACTCTTCATATGGCAGGGGTCAAAGACCCCCGAGCGCTAGCTACCGAGACCGAGCGCGACGAGTGTATCCAGGGGTACTGGAGTCTGCAGCTCCGACCTGGGATCAGCGAGTGCTTTGCGAAATTAAGGGAGTCGGGGTTCGCCATCTGGTGTCTCACGACAGGCGACATCGCACGAGTGAAGGGGTATTTTGAGCGAGGAGGCGTGGACTTGCCAGCAGAGAATATCATCAGCTGCGACAGCAAGGGGGTAGCCAAGCCAGCACTGGATGCATACCGACCAGTGTTCGAGCAGTTTGCGCCTCGCGACGAGAAGTGGTTCGCTGCAGCGCATATGTGGGATGTCTCGGCAGCAGTCAAAGTTGGATTTCGAGGGGCTTATTGTACAGTCTACGAGCAGGATCCGTGTCTGGTGATCTTTGATACTAAGATGGATGTTATTGCAGATAGTCTGGTGGATATGGCGGAAGAAATTGTCAAGGCCTCTGCGTCATGA
- a CDS encoding transcription factor domain-containing protein (transcript_id=CADANIAT00003937) encodes METPINAPIKRRRTREDRRRTARACDRCRRLKERCEGGIPCTRCMHLRRTCEFKRLSSVDHDHSPVPVQTPAPEVNIHELLERVMYMERILKHKFEGIDLDLDSLRRMARALDEHEQNNSSAAPEEDSIEDEVCTINPVEDTTTHYSGEFSYWNFSMRVKRHIEDRMVYISCFTYAQYQKLMAAQQTQDPLQVSNYWRAEQLHSGANSIAAAVSCCPPRHIADFLINVFFKHAETYYYVLDKEWLTDKVDALYNDRGRFGNKSAAVVSIVLTVFAIATQYAYLDSPTRKSAEFTEDALGTMFYQQAIRLLPEIIEASSLESVQACLLFAIYALPLDASGLGYIYITLTNRLGMQNGLHRRYTGTGLSAAMVEMRNRVWWTAYTLERKISIFHGRPLSTHRFDVDAPLPTHRDDLQCEIIPYMVASIQLTQRLEELCREMYVCSLSVLSLATEQCYRFLLRTCPKHERSSILLRLVNEKNNLEAWWNTLPDEVQAQKDVPYQQTHPHYRSCIHLRLEYCLVSMFIGRPLLLNRAASRSSPASPETQNSDTRAVATSVINNHTKHRQQLVDSCIQAAKEALRLCSILQNNGPGLARASYAEYSSCRASLLALIARSIQGQSSQFQGELHQGLEMIREMAAAGDSARSEVALLESLERALTRLHCANEADGTGHGDTPRNKSGADYEGFKQWETMWKSTGSTNPEKMHSQWTPGLTLFASQNHLDEHIPQSLETGVSSSMKHTEDMPNLHSPCSFDALPFDNGSLPIQPELRFLQEFLAMPGYRFDTDFGVDDSLDGLERTGSSFSGSR; translated from the exons ATGGAGACTCCCATAAACGCACCGATCAAGCGACGAAGGACGCGCGAGGATAGGAGACGAACTGCCCGTGC TTGCGACAGATGTCGAAGACTAAAGGAGAGATGTGAAGGCGGCATCCCCTGCACGCGATGCATGCATCTCCGTCGCACTTGCGAGTTCAAGCGCCTATCATCCGTCGATCATGATCATTCCCCGGTCCCGGTGCA GACACCGGCGCCGGAGGTCAATATCCATGAGTTGTTAGAGCGAGTAATGTACATGGAGAGAATCCTGAAGCACAAGTTTGAAGgcatcgacctcgaccttGACAGCCTACGCCGAATGGCTAGGGCACTAGATGAGCATGAACAGAATAACAGCTcagcagcgccagaagaagattcaATTGAGGACGAAGTCTGCACTATCAATCCGGTCGAGGATACGACGACGC ACTACTCTGGCGAGTTCTCGTATTGGAATTTCTCGATGCGTGTCAAGCGGCACATTGAGGACCGCATGGTATACATTTCATGCTTCACATACGCCCAGTATCAGAAGCTAATGGCAGCGCAGCAAACTCAGGATCCTCTCCAAGTTTCCAATTATTGGCGTGCTGAACAGCTGCACTCGGGCGCAAACAGTATTGCAGCAGCCGTATCCTGCTGCCCGCCGCGTCACATTGCTGATTTCTTGATTAATGTGTTCTTCAAGCATGCAGAGACGTACTACTACGTCCTAGACAAGGAGTGGCTTACAGATAAAGTGGATGCTCTATACAACGACCGCGGGCGGTTTGGAAATAAGAGCGCTGCGGTCGTGAGTATAGTCCTCACTGTCTTCGCCATTGCCACCCAATACGCATACCTCGACTCGCCCACTCGAAAGTCAGCGGAATTCACTGAAGATGCACTAGGAACGATGTTCTATCAGCAAGCAATTCGGCTCTTACCCGAAATAATTGAAGCATCCTCCCTCGAAAGCGTCCAGGCATGCTTACTTTTCGCTATATATGCGCTCCCCCTTGACGCCTCTGGTCTTGGATATATTTACATTACTCTCACAAACCGACTAGGGATGCAGAACGGGTTGCACAGAAGGTACACTGGCACCGGGCTGAGCGCCGCCATGGTCGAGATGAGGAACCGCGTATGGTGGACAGCATACACACTTGAAAG GAAAATCTCCATCTTTCATGGTCGGCCATTGTCGACACACCGATTCGACGTCGACGCTCCTTTACCCACGCATAGAGACGATCTGCAGTGCGAGATTATACCTTATATGGTCGCGTCCATCCAGCTCACACAGAGGCTAGAGGAGCTTTGCCGGGAGATGTACGTCTGCTCGTTATCCGTCCTCTCGCTTGCGACTGAACAATGCTACAGGTTTTTACTACGCACCTGTCCAAAACACGAGCGCTCATCCATATTGTTGAGGCTTGTGAACGAGAAGAATAATCTGGAAGCTTGGTGGAATACGCTGCCGGATGAGGTCCAGGCGCAGAAGGACGTACCCTACCAGCAGactcatcctcattatcggTCATGTATACATCTCCGGCTCGAATACTGCCTTGTCTCTATGTTTATTGGACGGCCACTCCTTCTGAACCGGGCTGCTTCTCGCTCGTCGCCCGCTTCACCAGAAACACAAAACAGTGACACCCGCGCAGTGGCCACTAGTGTCATTAACAACCATACAAAGCACCGTCAGCAGCTAGTTGATTCCTGCATCCAAGCTGCTAAGGAAGCCCTGAGGCTGTGCAGTATCCTGCAAAATAATGGGCCTGGCCTCGCTCGCGCTTCGTATGCTGAGTACAGTTCCTGCCGGGCATCTTTATTGGCACTCATTGCCCGCTCAATTCAAGGCCAATCGAGCCAGTTTCAGGGTGAACTGCACCAGGGCCTGGAGATGATCCGCGAgatggctgctgctggggacTCGGCGAGATCGGAAGTGGCACTCCTGGAGTCGCTTGAGCGCGCGTTGACACGTCTGCATTGCGCGAATGAGGCAGATGGAACCGGGCATGGAGATACGCCAAGAAACAAATCTGGTGCCGACTATGAGGGTTTCAAACAGTGGGAAACCATGTGGAAGTCTACTGGCAGCACAAACCCAGAGAAAATGCACAGCCAATGGACCCCCGGCTTGACATTATTTGCGAGCCAAAATCACTTGGATGAGCACATACCCCAGTCGCTCGAAACCGGagtctcctcttcaatgaaGCATACCGAGGATATGCCCAACCTACACTCCCCGTGCTCCTTTGACGCACTGCCCTTTGACAACGGCAGCCTGCCCATTCAACCTGAGCTTCGATTCTTGCAGGAGTTTCTCGCAATGCCCGGATACAGGTTTGACACTGACTTTGGTGTCGACGACAGCCTTGACGGTTTAGAAAGAACTGGCTCTTCCTTTTCGGGGTCAAGATGA
- a CDS encoding NAD(P)/FAD-dependent oxidoreductase (transcript_id=CADANIAT00003935) — MISKPFPVANSITPFWRTEPSTLDNYRSTATLPPAADIVVIGAGYAGASTTYHLLDQAQPFSRPSIVILEARQLMAGGHLKPDVYNFVGTVAETHGITAAAELAAFETAHIPAIEAVVEREKIACDLVVAQAHDVQLDEQHTEKLRKAYETLLANGSETTKTAAFTMDMEAEMVSGVKGAKSCFSYKAGRLWPYKFICGLLKKCIAKGANLQTNTPVVDVSESNNGWIVKTERGLIRAKQVVFATNAYTSGIAPEYADKIVPVRGICSRVVVPNPPHPLSPTLDSSYTVRIKEGIYEYLVPRPDGSIIIGGARSVYVHDLKNWYNVTDDSRLIEPAAHHFEGYMQKYFHGWEDTGAYTDRVWTGIMGYTTDSLPHVGRVPCKEGQFVIAGFNGHGMPQIFLSAKGIAQMMLNGVEFEETGIPSVFKTTQARLDSTQNSILSASHLKQTRTDVRGPVVDEK; from the exons ATGATATCCAAGCCATTTCCTGTTGCTAACAGCATCACACCGTTCTGGCGCACGGAACCAAGTACGTTGGACAACTACCGCTCAACTGCGACCCTGCCCCCGGCGGCTGACATCGTGGTTATTGGCGCGGGATATGCCGGCGCCTCAACAACGTACCACTTGCTCGATCAAGCCCAGCCGTTCTCTCGACCGTCGATTGTGATCCTCGAAGCGCGGCAG CTCATGGCAGGCGGTCACCTGAAACCGGACGTGTACAATTTCGTCGGCACTGTTGCAGAGACACATGGCATTACCGCCGCAGCCGAGCTCGCAGCCTTCGAGACCGCACATATTCCCGCAATTGAGGCTGTCGTGGAACGGGAGAAGATAGCATGCGATCTGGTCGTAGCACAGGCGCATGACGTCCAACTAGATGAGCAGCACACAGAGAAACTCCGGAAGGCATATGAGACCCTTTTGGCAAATGGTTCGGAGACGACGAAGACCGCGGCGTTCACtatggatatggaggcgGAAATG GTCTCGGGAGTCAAAGGAGCGAAGAGCTGCTTCAGCTACAAAGCCGGCCGTCTCTGGCCGTACAAGTTCATTTGTGGCCTGCTCAAGAAGTGTATAGCCAAGGGGGCCAACTTGCAGACGAACACCCCCGTCGTAGATGTATCTGAGTCAAACAACGGCTGGATAGTGAAGACAGAGCGAGGATTAATTCGAGCCAAACAGGTGGTCTTCGCCACTAATGCCTATACCTCTGGCATTGCGCCCGAGTATGCAGACAAAATCGTCCCCGTTCGGGGCATTTGCAGCCGCGTCGTGGTACCGAACCCGCCACATCCTCTGAGCCCGACTTTAGATTCCTCATACACGGTGCGCATCAAAGAGGGAATCTATGAGTATCTGGTCCCTCGCCCAGACGGAAGCATCATTATTGGTGGTGCCAGATCAGTCTATGTACACGACCTGAAGAACTGGTATAACGTCACAGACGACAGCCGTTTGATTGAGCCAGCAGCGCATCACTTTGAGGGCTACATGCAAAAGTATTTCCACGGATGGGAGGATACAGGAGCATACACCGACCGGGTATGGACGGGCA TCATGGGATACACGACAGACTCTCTCCCTCACGTCGGGCGGGTTCCTTGCAAGGAGGGACAATTTGTCATCGCGGGCTTCAACGGGCATGGTATGCCACAGATATTTCTCTCCGCAAAGGGAATTGCGCAGATGATGCTCAACGGAGTCGAGTTTGAAGAGACGGGCATCCCGTCCGTCTTCAAGACGACACAGGCTCGACTGGACAGCACGCAGAACAGCATTCTGTCGGCCTCTCACCTCAAGCAAACGAGGACAGATGTCAGAGGGCCGGTTGTAGACGAGAAGTGA
- a CDS encoding uncharacterized protein (transcript_id=CADANIAT00003934) codes for MPDEKKSPVRAASQPGSDVEVGQVASTGYDESGWSRGLSPRAVIMLSLGGGIGLGLWIGTGTALSAGKTDDETAGPAGCAIGYALVALAIYIEFLSIGEMTCYKPIGGGYIRQCMEYVDPAAAFAMGMNLWFSWTMTVPAEVIACINVLQYWEAPRNFPMAAYITIFAIVTAIPNLFHVRKYGSVEVVMSALKVFSITSSMCFLFIMASGGLPSQAGPLVFHYWKTPGAFNNGIKGVCKAVLQAAFSCPSAGWVAITAGEMKDPRRTVKRSTNPLFWRMFLFYIVNIWLVGMCVPYNHPDLTASSTLSSPFIIAIRDGGSPTFAHIINGLVFVTVLSCSMTSYYVASRSFSHMADIGIIHSWFGKKDAAGRPWFALVMSGLLGGGLTYLNLNNTSTQVYNWFSNLVGISSFCNWFLIYVSHIRFRQGLKSQGIDNRTLPYRDRFAPYSQYLGMVLIILFLAAQLYFAIYPFKGNPSAENFFATYITVPLFFADYALYKIYFKTKLVAPKDMDFGPAKYFDRIDEEEREEERLNPTPKQSLLGRIWGMRTAII; via the exons ATGCCAGATGAGAAGAAGTCACCTGTGAGGGCCGCTAGCCAACCGGGTTCGGATGTCGAGGTGGGCCAAGTAGCCTCGACAGGGTATGATGAGAGTGGATGGAGCAGGGGGCTGTCGCCTCGTGCTGTCATTATGCTGTCCCTCGGTGGTGGAATTGGACTGGGTCTCTGGATCGGTACAGGGACAGCGCTGTCTGCTG GCAAAACTGACGATGAGACAGCCGGACCCGCAGGATGTGCTATTGGTTATGCATTGGTTGC ACTCGCAATCTACATTGAGTTCCTCTCAATTGGAGAGATGACTTGCTACAAACCCATCGGCGGAGGATACATCCGCCAATGCATGGAGTACGTCGACCCGGCAGCCGCATTTGCAATGGGCATGAACCTGTGGTTCTCGTGGACTATGACAGTCCCGGCCGAGGTGATTGCCTGCATCAATGTGCTGCAGTATTGGGAGGCTCCGAGAAACTTCCCTATGGCAGCGTACATCACGATATTCGCCATAGTCACCGCAATACCCAACTTATTTCATGTGCGGAAATACGGCAGCGTGGAAGTTGTAATGAGTGCACTTAAGGTCTTCTCAATTACCTCTTCCATGTGCTTCCTGTTCATCATGGCATCTGGTGGACTGCCGTCACAGGCTGGCCCACTTGTGTTCCACTACTGGAAAACACCAGGGGCATTCAATAATGGAATCAAAGGCGTCTGCAAGGCTGTGCTTCAGGCCGCATTTAGCTGTCCCTCAG CCGGCTGGGTCGCCATTACAGCTGGCGAGATGAAGGATCCACGAAGGACAGTAAAACGCTCAACCAACCCGCTCTTCTGGCGCATGTTCCTCTTTTATATTGTTAACATCTGGCTCGTCGGCATGTGCGTGCCTTACAACCACCCAGACCTGACCGCGTCCAGCACACTGTCGAGCCCCTTCATCATTGCTATCCGTGACGGCGGCTCACCGACCTTTGCCCACATAATCAACGGCCTCGTCTTTGTCACTGTTCTCTCCTGCAGCATGACTTCATACTACGTGGCGAGCCGCTCCTTCTCGCATATGGCTGATATTGGGATCATCCACTCCTGGTTCGGCAAGAAGGATGCGGCCGGCCGTCCCTGGTTTGCGCTTGTCATGAGTGGGCTGCTGGGTGGAGGCCTGACATACTTGAATCTCAACAATACGTCTACGCAGGTCTATAATTGGTTCTCGAACCTG GTCGGCATCTCCTCCTTTTGCAACTGGTTTTTGATCTATGTCTCCCATATTCGATTCCGCCAAGGTCTCAAGTCCCAGGGAATCGACAACAGAACGCTCCCTTACCGTGATCGCTTCGCCCCCTACTCACAGTATCTTGGAATGGTGCTGATaatcctcttccttgccgcGCAATTATACTTTGCCATCTATCCGTTCAAAGGAAATCCTAGTGCGGAGAATTTCTTCGCTACGTACATCACTGTTCCGCTGTTTTTCGCGGACTACGCCTTATACAAG ATATATTTCAAGACGAAGCTAGTAGCGCCCAAAGACATGGATTTTGGCCCGGCAAAGTATTTTGACAggattgacgaagaggaaagagaggaagaaaggcTCAACCCGACGCCCAAGCAATCATTGCTGGGTCGTATATGGGGAATGAGGACAGCAATCATCTGA